gagggcgccaggtaaagggttactgtttcagaaaaaagatgaattggaagttgttgggtccacagatgcagattgggctggtgataaaactgacagacgttctacatctgggtacttcacttttgttggagggaaccttgtcacttggcgtagcaaaaagcaaaaagtcgttgccagatcaagtgcagaagctgagttccgaggtatggcacatggagtatgtgaaatattgtggattcgtaatgtcttgaaggacctgggttacaagcttaaaaagcctatggatttgcattgtgataatacagctgtcattgagattgcacataatccagttcagcatgatagaacaaagcatgtggaggttgaccgtcattttattaaagaatatcttgacagaaaggttattcgctttccatttgtaaactcagaggagcgctgatgttcttactaaaggagtgtcaaggaaggtatttgacagctcggttgacaagttgggcatgatagacatctatgcaccaacttgacggggagtgtagaatcgctgtaaatctgtatgtaattaggattttatttaattagaatatcctataattatggaaaaattgtttcctattagagttagactactcctttgtacttttATATATAcccccattgtgggatgaatagaattatcgatttaaccctgaattgaagtattcttttctactattTCTATGCTGCATCTACTCTTTCAGCATACAGTCTCCAGATCCTCAATGAATGAGAGAATAGTGATATAAACTATCAAGCTACGAGTTCCCAACGCTAGGGCCAACTGTCAGGAAGTCACCATAAGTCCCAGTTTCCGAGCTGACATCTGAGAAAGAAGAAATCTCAAATTGAGAGACACCAAAAGTCCTATACATGAGCTGCGATTAGTAGACACAACATAATGGGCAAACAATAATGGGTAAAATGCATGTTGTGTCTGAATAGATATAGAATAACATGTATATGGAATTACTTCCAAGTCATTTTTCAATTATCTGGTTCTTAATTCTTAAGATTACCCAATGTATAAGTAgtttcatattttaaatttcaatTCATAGTAGAAGCCTCTTTTCCATGAATGGCTCACAACAGCCACTGAAAAGAGAAAAGCTAGCTCCCCACATGCATTCTCAGACAAGAGGGCTGGAAGTAGAAACCATTCAAACATGTAGCACAAGTTGGTTTCTGTTTTGAATCAGGACACAACACTGAGATTCTACATAAGCTTAGAAGGTCCCATGCTACTattggaagaaaaaaagaaagacaaaGCACACGGAAAATGAAGAGATAGCAAGAAATCAAGAATCACTGCATATTTCGATATCATTTGAAAAAAGAATAAGAGATTAATATATAGTCAGAAACAAAGAGATTCAATGGTTCATTCATCTAAAATATAGAGTTATACACACACTGGATCAATTGTATCTTGCCATAATACCCTTGACCAAATCCAATATACGAAAATAGTCATAAAAAAGAGAAGACTCTTTACCCTTAAGCCCATCCCGATGGTGTCTGTTGCTACTCACAAGATTGTTACATGTACTGCCACCAATCACCAGTTCAAACCCACCAAAGGAACTGATATAATGCTCTAAGCGGTCAGCATTGAAATCTTGCACATCAGCAAGGTGATACAAGTTTCCTCTCTGGTTTGTCTGCTCCCACCAACACCTCATAACATTTCTGCTCACCTCTAAAATCTCCACTGACACAACATTCTTCATCGGGATACCAAGCCGGTAAAGAGCTATCTCTGCACCACCAATcccagagaagagagagaggacatTGATGCCATTGGGAAATCGATCTTTCAAAACTAACGGGTCATAAGCCACTGCATCAATCTGAAGAAGTGGAACCCGCAAGTAAAATGTAATAGCAGAGTATGCGATTAAAGTGAAAATCTACTATTATAGAAATTGTTCAAATACAAAGTTGATTAGATAGAAGCAGCGAAATATACAAATCTACTCAAAACTGTCATGCTCCAGCAGACAAAAAGTGAAAACTGAAGCAAATATAACTGTGGTCAAGTGAAACTGTAGCAAATATAAATGCAAACGAACCCATGAGCGAATTTAATAGCAGAGAATATCTAAATGCCAACGAACCATAAGCATATGTAAATTCAAAATGCTGGGACAACTGATAGAAAGGTTGAAACATAAAGTTCAATTATAGAGAAGTTGAAATACAGATCATGCTTGTGAACAGAACAAAAAACCAAAGCAAATGGAATTGTCTGAAATATTCAGGATCATTCAGTACATGAACTGAACAATAAGGAAGGAAGAAATGTTCAATGCAAATGGAAGTAGAAAGAACTCTACCTGAAATGAATTTCCCAGTGACTTATATCTATCTGTCCTGCTTATTCCCCTTGTGTGGTCCCTTGGGAACCCCAAAAGCATTTCTACTTCATCAGGCTCAAGTGGGGCcaccttttttctttcctaCCCAAACAAGATTCCACTTGCGGCATTCATACAGAACATAGCGACAGACACTTTCAGGTGGGATTTCATCTTCGTCATAGTCTTTAAGAGCCTTCATGATCCTCTCAGTAATTGTTGCACTAGCAATGCAAGTCTGTAAGCAATTTAGCTTTGTCCGATCATCCCAAGTAGGCCACCACCTCCTTGTCATGGGAAATGCACCAAATATAGTTTGTGGTGGAAGGGGAACGAGAGGAAATCTGTTTTTAATTGGAAGATTGTGAACATAGCCCTTTTTTCTTGCAGCAGCACAAAAAAATTTCGAATCAACAAACTCAGGCTTCATGTCATACAAAAAGCGGGATATTGTGCTCCAAACTCCTTTAGGAGTCGATGCCACATTCTCatagtaaaaataaggaggtcctGTGGCTGCCTCTGGAAGACTTCTGTGGATTTGACAGAGATCAGCTAGAGTCCGGAACCCAATCATTGGATTTGGGAGATGAATTGCATCAGCATCTTCCCCTATGATCTGGTTTCCATGTCCCATAATCCTTTTCCTTTTCAGCAATGAAGATTCACAAAGTTTCCTTTTATTCTTCTCAGGATACTCACTCCGCATATGTGCAGGGACAGGGTTTCAAGAATTGAACCTGGATGTTCAAGTCCTGGATATTCCATGAAACCAGTGTGTTAAATAGGGACAGGGTTAACTGAAGCATTTCAAGTAAAAACTTGCACTGGAATGAAATGGTTCAGTGCTCATACCATGTTCTTGGATGGCTTTGGCAACCATAGTATGAGAAAACCCCATGCTTACAAAATGATCAGAAACTTTGGTTTGGGAAGGTCCTGATGATGAGCTAGCCTGTAGGATAAAGAGGAATTGCATGTTGAGAATACTATAACCATCAAAGTGTCATACTTGCTTATACATGTATACTTCTGTGCATACACATTAATCGTGTATGTTTGCAAGTTCAATGAAGTCATGAAAGGTAACTACACAAAAGAGGACCATAGTGTGCTCAGGGAAACCAAATTGGTCAAACACAATTAGCTGAACAGCAAGAAGGCACTGTACAAGTAATGATGGGAAAAAGAAAGTAAATCATTTTGGGATGAGATTATAGGATGCCAGCGTGAATTTTGAAATATTTCAGCTAAAACCGAAAAGGTGGATAACTAAGTTTACTGGAAGCAAAAGCACCAAAACCATAGATACATCTTTGATATTTGAGATATTTAATCACCGCTTTTCGgggaaaaagaattaaaagaaaaaagccaATAATCTACAGATAATTAAGAAATTTCGTTAGGACACCTAATAAGCCATAGTCACGTCTAATTCTGTTACTTGTACCTTGGAATGCTCAAATCTCCATAAAAAAAGGGAACAAACCTGAATATCATCCATATGCATTTTTACTAGTTAATTAGATGCAGAGTTTTCAAAAATATCCAGTGAAGAAGCACTTTGCACGGTTGATAACGTAAAGAAGGCCAATATTTCACCTGCCCCAATGAACTCATCACATAATAGATTCATATCGTCAATCTCCAAAGAAATATAAATATGTACGTCAGATATAATGTTTACCTCCCAGAGCCTGGATTAGCTGAAGAAGATAAAGTGAAGTTTTCAATCTCAAGCTCATCATCAGTATCACAGTCAACATCATCACCATCTACCCGAGATGTATTTCCATCCTTAACAGGATAGATaaa
This portion of the Rosa chinensis cultivar Old Blush chromosome 1, RchiOBHm-V2, whole genome shotgun sequence genome encodes:
- the LOC112182267 gene encoding LOW QUALITY PROTEIN: DNA (cytosine-5)-methyltransferase DRM2-like (The sequence of the model RefSeq protein was modified relative to this genomic sequence to represent the inferred CDS: deleted 1 base in 1 codon) produces the protein MRSEYPEKNKRKLCESSLLKRKRIMGHGNQIIGEDADAIHLPNPMIGFRTLADLCQIHRSLPEAATGPPYFYYENVASTPKGVWSTISRFLYDMKPEFVDSKFFCAAARKKGYVHNLPIKNRFPLVPLPPQTIFGAFPMTRRWWPTWDDRTKLNCLQTCIASATITERIMKALKDYDEDEIPPESVCRYVLYECRKWNLVWVGKKKVAPLEPDEVEMLLGFPRDHTRGISRTDRYKSLGNSFQIDAVAYDPLVLKDRFPNGINVLSLFSGIGGAEIALYRLGIPMKNVVSVEILEVSRNVMRCWWEQTNQRGNLYHLADVQDFNADRLEHYISSFGGFELVIGGSTCNNLVSSNRHHRDGLKGKESSLFYDYFRILDLVKGIMARYN